One genomic segment of Helianthus annuus cultivar XRQ/B chromosome 14, HanXRQr2.0-SUNRISE, whole genome shotgun sequence includes these proteins:
- the LOC110904728 gene encoding uncharacterized protein LOC110904728 encodes MATARTRWANVMSHGAGFSDQVVELDLLYPSEGMHKRWDAEYRITLTAATSNQAAFILSIREENLQMIHMTHFALLCFLANMSRAMVVYASRSGANIRVKLIWNNARYPCQPEGIECGSYLMKFMKEIAYEGVEILDNDNVGKGVEEYSAADMDDIREDWSTYAVNSIFKL; translated from the exons ATGGCAACTGCGAGAACCAGATGGGCAAATGTTATGTCCCATGGCGCTGGATTCTCTGACCAG GTTGTGGAACTGGACTTGTTGTATCCAAGTGAAGGTATGCATAAACGATGGGATGCCGAGTATAGGATAACATTAACTGCAGCTACATCAAACCAAGCTGCTTTTATTCTAAGCATCCGAGAAGAAAACTTGCAGATGATACACATGACACACTTCGCACTTCTGTGTTTCCTAGCAAACATGTCAAG GGCAATGGTCGTGTATGCTTCACGAAGTGGTGCCAACATTAGGGTTAAACTCATCTGGAATAACGCTAGG TATCCATGTCAGCCAGAAGGTATTGAATGTGGGTCCTATTTGATGAAGTTCATGAAGGAGATAGCTTATGAAGGAGTTGAAATACTTGACAATGATAAT GTTGGGAAAGGAGTAGAAGAATACTCGGCTGCGGATATGGATGACATTCGTGAAGATTGGTCGACTTATGCAGTTAACTCTATTTTTAAGTTATAA